One Alligator mississippiensis isolate rAllMis1 chromosome 12, rAllMis1, whole genome shotgun sequence DNA window includes the following coding sequences:
- the LOC102574306 gene encoding cytochrome b-c1 complex subunit 1, mitochondrial, protein MAASSVCRAGCAAGRVLLRGPRSSPALLNLTRNRSAVSYAQVLHSLPETQVTTLDNGLRVASEESGQPTCTVGLWIQVGSRYENEKNNGAGYFVEHLAFKGTKKRPCATFEKEVESIGAHLNGYTSREQTAYFIKALPKDLPKAVEILADVVQNCGLEDSQIEKERNTILQEMQEIDTNLTDVVFDYLHATAYQGTPLARTVEGTTENIKSLTRADLTSYIDTHYKAPRMVLAAAGGVSHKELVDLAKQHLSGIPFKYKEDAVPILSPCRFTGSDVRVRDDDVPLAHVTFAVEGPGWASPDNIALLLANCIIGRYDRTFGGGTNQSSRLAVYAVENELCHSFQSFNTCYSDTSLFGIYFVSDRMKLDDMMLFCQGEWMRLCTSTTDSELKRAKNILRNALVAQLNGTTPVCENIGSQLLNYGRRIPLAEWDARIAAVDAATLSEVCSKYIYDKCPAVAAFGPVEQLSDYNRIRSGMYWVRL, encoded by the exons ATGGCGGCCTCCTCTGTGTGTCGGGCCGGCTGCGCCGCGGGCCGAGTCCTCCTACGGGGGCCCCGCTCCTCG CCAGCCCTGTTGAATTTAACAAGGAATCGCAGTGCAGTTTCCTATGCCCAGGTACTCCACAGTCTTCCAGAGACTCAGGTCACCACTCTTGACAATGGCCTCCGTGTGGCATCTGAGGAGTCTGGCCAACCTACATGCACG GTGGGCTTGTGGATCCAGGTAGGGAGCCGCTATGAAAATGAAAAGAACAATGGAGCAGGCTACTTTGTGGAACATCTGGCATTCAAG ggcACAAAGAAACGTCCTTGTGCCACCTTTGAAAAAGAAGTGGAAAGCATAGGAGCCCACCTCAATGGGTACACCTCTCGGGAGCAGACGGCCTACTTCATAAAAGCTTTACCCAAGGACCTACCCAAAG CTGTTGAGATTCTGGCCGATGTTGTGCAGAACTGTGGCTTGGAGGATTCGCAGATCGAGAAGGAGCGAAACACCATCCTTCAGGAGATGCAGGAAATTGACACCAACTTGACGGATGTTGTGTTTGATTACCTTCATGCCACTGCTTACCAAGGAACTCCATTGGCTCGCACTGTTGAGGGGACCACCGAGAACATAAA GTCTCTGACTCGTGCAGATCTAACTAGCTACATTGACACTCACTACAAGGCTCCTCGCatggtcctggcagctgctggag GTGTTTCTCACAAAGAGCTGGTAGACCTTGCTAAGCAGCATTTAAGTGGAATTCCCTTTAAATACAAGGAGGATGCAGTCCCTATCCTGTCACCTTGCCGCTTCACTGGGAGCGAC GTCCGTGTCAGAGATGATGACGTTCCCCTGGCTCACGTCACTTTTGCAGTAGAGGGCCCTGGATGGGCGAGTCCTGACAATATTGCCCTCCTTCTAGCTAATTGTATCATTGGACGCTATGACCGCACCTTTGGAGGTGGCACG AATCAATCCAGCAGGCTGGCTGTATACGCAGTGGAGAATGAGCTCTGCCATAGCTTCCAGAGTTTCAACACCTGCTACTCAGACACAAGCCTCTTTGGCATATATTTTGTTAGTGACCGTATGAAATTAGATGATATGATGCTTTTTTGTCAGGGTGAATG GATGCGTTTGTGCACTAGTACAACAGACTCGGAGCTGAAGAGAGCCAAGAACATCCTTCGCAATGCTTTGGTGGCTCAGCTGAATG GTACCACTCCAGTGTGTGAGAACATTGGGAGCCAACTCTTGAATTATGGACGCCGTATACCTTTGGCAGAGTGGGATGCCAGAATTGCT GCTGTGGATGCTGCAACGCTGAGTGAGGTCTGCAGCAAATACATTTACGACAAATGCCCGGCAGTGGCAGCATTTG GTCCTGTTGAACAGCTGTCTGACTACAACCGTATCCGCAGCGGCATGTACTGGGTCCGTTTATAG